The DNA segment ATGAACATGGTGAAATTGGAAAGATTTCAAAAGAAAAAATAAATCTAATCATAAATACATATAAAGTTATGGGGCTTATAAAAAATGAAATTGATTTGAATACACTTTTATTTGAACATAACGATGATAATAATTTAAATCTTAAATTAAATAGTGATGAGTTAGCTTATTTAAAAACAAAAAAAACATTTTCTTACTGTTCCCATAGTAATTTAATGCCTTTTGAATCTATTGTAAATAGAAAACATATTGGTATACTTGAAGATTATATGAAACAAATCTCAAAATCTCTTAATATTGACTTGAAGTTTGTTCCTACATCAAATTGGCATGAAAGTTTTGAAAAAACTGTAAAAAATGAATGTGATATTCTAACAACAATCGCTTATAAAACTAACAGAGAAAATCTTTTAAATTTCACAAAACCTTACGTTGATTTTCCTTTTGTTATTGCAACAGATATTACAAAACCATTTATTGACGATATTAATAAATTGAAAGACGTAAAAATAGCATTAGTAAAAGGTTTTGCAACAAGTAAACTAATACAAGAAAAATATAAAAATTTCAAATTTGTTGAGTATCCATCTTTAAATGATTCCCTAAATGCAGTAAAAAATGGAGAAGTTTATGCAGCTATTGATTCTCTAGCAGTTATTGGATATGAAATACAAAATCATTTCCTTGGAGAATTAAAAGTATCTGGAAGAATTGATGAGCAGCTTAAACTACATATGGCTACGAATATAGAAAATAAATATCTTGCTTCGATTTTAGATAAAGCCCTTGATTCAATTAACGATAATCAAAAACATGATTTCTTCAATAAATGGGTATATTTAAAATATGAAAATAATCTTGATCGTGAACTACTTATAAAAATTTCCATTTTGCTTTTAATCATATTTATTATTTTTGCTATTATTTATAGATACTTTTTACTAAAAAAAATAAATAAAAATTTAGAAGATAAAATAGCATTTGAAATAAAACAAAATGAAGAAAAAAATAGAATTTTAATGCATCAATCAAAAATGGCAGCTATGGGTGAAATGTTAGAAAATATTGCACATCAATGGAGACAACCACTATCAACAATTAGTGTTTGCACATCTGGAATGGAACTTAAAAAATCACTTTCAAAACTAGATGACAAAGAGTTTTTTGATTCAATAAACCACATAAAATCTTCTGTTTCTTATCTATCAAATACAATTGATGATTTCAGAAATTTTTTAGATCAAAATAAATTTATATCTAGTGTTGAAACAAATAATCTATTAAAAAAAGTTCTAGATATTTTAAATCCTTCTTTTGCAAATCACAATATAAATGTCATAAAAAATATAGATGAATTTGAGTTTATATCTATCGAAAATGAATTAATCCAAGTTTTAATGAATATTCTTACAAATGCAAAAGATGCTTTAAAAGAATTGGACAATCAAAAATCTAGATATATATTTATTGACATCAAAAAAGAATCAGATATTAATTTAAATATAGATATTTACGATAATGGTTTGGGAGTAAATGGTGAGATTATAGATAGAATTTTCGAACCATATTTTACTACAAAACATAAATCTAAAGGAACAGGAATTGGCCTTTATATGTCAAAATTATTAGTTGAAACTCATCTTAAAGGTAAAATCTCAGTTAAAAATTATAAGTTTATCTATAAAGAAAATGAACTTTTAGGTGCAAAATTTAGAATTATCTTACCATTAAAAATAGATGTTTAGAAGAAAACTCTTCTAAACATTATAATAATTTGCCTCTTTGTTGTGAACAACAATTGCACAAGTTGTTTGCTCTGGGTGCATTTGGAATGTTTCACTAAGTTCTATTCCAAACTCTTCAGGATTAAGTAAATCAAAAATATCTCTATTTTGTGATAAATCTGGACAAGCAGCGTAACCAGGAGAATATCTACATCCAACATATTGCTTCATTTGAACATCACTTAATTTATGCCCCTCTTTTGGAACTATATTCCAGTCAAGTCTTATTTGTTTGTGTAATACCTCAGCTAATGCCTCAGCTAATTCAACTCCAAGACCATGAACTTGATAATATTTCGTAAATTCACCTTTATTATAAAACTCTCTCTCATAATCAGTAATTTTTAGCCCTGCACTTGCAAGTGTAAATCCAACAACATCTAATCTATCATTTGCAAAGAAATCAGCTAAACATCTAAATGGTTTTCTTCTTTGTCTTGGAAATTCCATAACTTTTATAGCCTCTTCTAAAGGTGGTACTCTTTTTGCCTCTTCAAGATTGTTAAAAAGATATTTTTTATCAAAAATATATAATTTATTATCATGAGATATACAAGGATAATATTCATAAATAGCTATTGGTTCAAATATATTTTTTGAAATCAATTCATCTTTTAAAGAATAATATAATGGTTCAACAATATCTTTTTCATATTTCATAAATGCTTCAGGTGTTTGTTTACCTCTTTTATATCCCCATCTTTGTCTAAATAAAACTCTATGGTTAATCCAAGAGAATATTAAATCCTTATCTAACGCATCACCTTTTTTAGCCACCCTATTCCAATATGGAGGAACGACAAAATCTCTTTTTGGCATTTG comes from the Aliarcobacter cibarius genome and includes:
- a CDS encoding ABC transporter substrate-binding protein translates to MKKIFLLFFFITSLFSNNLQKVSLQLMWLDQFQFAGFYIAKEKDFYEKAGLEVEFKKFHNSTNVLNEVLEKRADFGISSTSLIVDKSKNKDVVVLGAIFQTSPLVLLALENSDLNSLKDLVNKRLMITQEQLEFATFKAMLISQNIDINSIKILPHSLNVNDLINKNTDLMLSYTTNEPFLLKEKGYESKIFYPKDYGFDFYEDLIFTTGEFARNNPKIVKDFYEASMEGWRWAFDNLEQTVNIIYEKYNPQNKSKEALLFEALEMKKLVFDEHGEIGKISKEKINLIINTYKVMGLIKNEIDLNTLLFEHNDDNNLNLKLNSDELAYLKTKKTFSYCSHSNLMPFESIVNRKHIGILEDYMKQISKSLNIDLKFVPTSNWHESFEKTVKNECDILTTIAYKTNRENLLNFTKPYVDFPFVIATDITKPFIDDINKLKDVKIALVKGFATSKLIQEKYKNFKFVEYPSLNDSLNAVKNGEVYAAIDSLAVIGYEIQNHFLGELKVSGRIDEQLKLHMATNIENKYLASILDKALDSINDNQKHDFFNKWVYLKYENNLDRELLIKISILLLIIFIIFAIIYRYFLLKKINKNLEDKIAFEIKQNEEKNRILMHQSKMAAMGEMLENIAHQWRQPLSTISVCTSGMELKKSLSKLDDKEFFDSINHIKSSVSYLSNTIDDFRNFLDQNKFISSVETNNLLKKVLDILNPSFANHNINVIKNIDEFEFISIENELIQVLMNILTNAKDALKELDNQKSRYIFIDIKKESDINLNIDIYDNGLGVNGEIIDRIFEPYFTTKHKSKGTGIGLYMSKLLVETHLKGKISVKNYKFIYKENELLGAKFRIILPLKIDV